One genomic window of Elaeis guineensis isolate ETL-2024a chromosome 2, EG11, whole genome shotgun sequence includes the following:
- the LOC140855580 gene encoding probable glutathione S-transferase parA produces the protein MATAAEKEGVVLLDFWVSPFGQRCRIALAEKGVEYEYKEENLSDKSPLLLKMNPIHKKIPVLIHHGKPICESLVIVQYIDEVWSNNPLLPSDPYERAKARFWADFVDKKVSECGTRLWKLKGEAHEEARKDMIEILKLLEGELGDKKYFGGEIFGFVDVALAPFTAWFYTYETCGKFSIEKECPKLTAWAKRCKERETVSKSVHHPHKVYEYVGKLKKKYGVE, from the exons ATGGCGACGGCGGCAGAGAAGGAGGGGGTGGTGCTGCTGGACTTCTGGGTGAGTCCGTTCGGGCAGCGGTGCCGGATCGCGTTGGCGGAGAAGGGTGTGGAGTACGAGTACAAGGAGGAGAATCTGAGCGACAAGAGCCCATTGCTGCTGAAGATGAACCCGATCCACAAGAAGATCCCCGTGCTCATCCACCACGGCAAACCTATCTGCGAATCCCTCGTCATCGTCCAATACATTGACGAGGTCTGGTCCAACAACCCCCTCCTCCCCTCCGACCCCTACGAGCGGGCCAAAGCACGCTTCTGGGCCGACTTCGTCGACAAGAAG GTTTCTGAATGTGGGACGAGGCTGTGGAAGCTGAAGGGGGAGGCCCACGAGGAGGCCAGGAAGGACATGATCGAGATCTTGAAGCTTTTGGAGGGTGAGCTCGGAGACAAGAAGTACTTTGGGGGAGAGATCTTCGGCTTTGTGGATGTAGCGCTGGCGCCCTTCACCGCCTGGTTCTACACCTACGAGACCTGTGGCAAATTTAGCATCGAGAAGGAATGCCCGAAACTGACGGCGTGGGCCAAGAGGTGCAAGGAAAGGGAGACCGTCTCCAAGTCCGTTCATCATCCTCACAAGGTCTATGAGTACGTCGGCAAACTCAAGAAAAAGTATGGAGTGGAGTAG